The following coding sequences lie in one Cloeon dipterum chromosome 1, ieCloDipt1.1, whole genome shotgun sequence genomic window:
- the LOC135933887 gene encoding uncharacterized protein LOC135933887 has product MAAAARKLKRLLLIIAITAVIRPCKPGLQDQQRYEDPRSGFWQLDGADCTSSVRGPSFPIWQVLSHYGRIESAVTRAIRRRLCRYGQHQTARHPLILSGMCTTRPPASIFASIFAGKHQSESTLTTFIGTGAYFLIILLASGNIEPNPGPEDAPQDLIEQIGKLLETQLTAKLNVTNQHISASNEGIKALRTSVDGIADQLNSVNKKVDALTAEKNALSARVSVLEKRLAILEKDRRKKNMVVFGLSSTAPIEDAVNEVLFKKLQLEERPSRDIVESQFRIGDPKGEKRPIIIRFRSEADKDRAMRNAGKLKGTSIVVSDDLTPEERCARRKLVEARNQANKIGLLAKLQRNFLVVEGEKLTSDDVSKPGWLRKYQQSRATDNQGIDAEAESESGNPTDDGRPKKKKRTRQEAAISPSDPPLPPPAGQPLDFATAPLNSNKDKQEKAVGKPQRGRMVERRLRSATGSSNGSDSERSHQN; this is encoded by the coding sequence ATGGCCGCCGCAGCACGCAAGCTGAAGCGGCTCCTGCTTATTATCGCAATTACAGCGGTAATCCGACCTTGCAAACCGGGACTCCAGGACCAACAGAGGTATGAAGACCCGCGTTCGGGATTTTGGCAACTGGACGGTGCGGACTGCACCTCTTCTGTCCGGGGGCCGAGTTTTCCCATATGGCAAGTGTTATCTCATTATGGGCGCATAGAGTCAGCGGTTACGCGAGCAATTCGCAGAAGGCTGTGCAGGTACGGGCAGCACCAGACCGCCCGGCACCCACTCATCCTATCTGGAATGTGCACCACACGTCCGCCGGCGAgcatttttgcatcaatttttgCAGGCAAGCACCAGTCAGAATCCACGCTTACTACCTTCATTGGGACCGGAGCCTACTTTCTCATTATTCTGCTCGCCTCCGGGAACATTGAACCGAATCCTGGCCCCGAAGACGCTCCTCAGGACCTGATTGAACAAATAGGCAAACTTCTGGAAACCCAACTGACCGCCAAACTGAACGTCACCAATCAACACATCAGCGCAAGCAATGAAGGCATAAAGGCACTGCGCACCTCAGTCGACGGGATAGCAGACCAGCTTAATTCAGTTAACAAAAAGGTTGACGCGCTAACCGCGGAAAAAAACGCCCTCTCAGCCAGAGTGTCTGTCCTGGAGAAGAGGTTGGCGATTCTTGAGAAAGATAGGAGGAAGAAAAACATGGTAGTTTTCGGGCTGTCATCCACGGCTCCTATCGAGGATGCAGTCAATGAAGTACTCTTCAAGAAGCTGCAACTCGAAGAACGCCCTAGCCGCGACATTGTGGAGAGCCAGTTTCGGATTGGCGATCCCAAGGGTGAAAAGCGGCCCATCATCATCCGCTTTAGAAGTGAGGCTGACAAGGACCGCGCAATGCGTAACGCTGGGAAACTGAAGGGTACAAGCATCGTGGTGTCCGACGACCTCACACCCGAAGAGCGGTGCGCGCGCAGGAAGCTCGTCGAAGCGCGAAATCAGGCGAACAAAATTGGCCTCCTAGCGAAACTGCAGCGGAATTTCCTGGTCGTTGAAGGAGAAAAGCTGACCTCTGACGATGTCTCAAAGCCAGGCTGGCTCAGAAAGTATCAGCAAAGCCGAGCCACAGACAACCAAGGCATCGACGCAGAGGCTGAGAGCGAGAGCGGCAACCCGACGGACGATGGACGGcccaagaagaagaagagaacACGCCAAGAAGCGGCGATCTCCCCTAGTGATCCTCCGCTTCCTCCTCCAGCCGGACAGCCCTTGGATTTTGCCACCGCGCCCCTCAACAGCAACAAAGACAAGCAGGAAAAGGCGGTGGGCAAACCCCAGAGGGGCAGGATGGTGGAGAGGAGGCTGAGGTCAGCGACAGGCAGCAGCAACGGGTCGGACTCGGAGCGAAGCCACCAGAACTGA